The Podospora pseudopauciseta strain CBS 411.78 chromosome 2 map unlocalized CBS411.78m_2, whole genome shotgun sequence genome has a window encoding:
- a CDS encoding uncharacterized protein (EggNog:ENOG503NX1U; COG:H): MLLFVQSSTTSTDPYTAHTFSFGPAMKRWLAALAPSALPAAQDITTPSIRIETRVPLNSRLCNVYVEHVQPVKGAVDFSYGSCQQLTPHDSHHFIATSTDASQDRLVWTLPEDIFSGGCISAWSTTTNVLLGRSEVQHLDLHTMARRRHARLARRSNDPNSILMDNSTGVNVWGPWFDGVEVLKNAECSAIDSAAAKQKSIAIVGAGMSGLMAYLCLTQQGLTSVSLIEGGDRLGGRVQTVYLSGGPFDYSYQEMGPMRVPMTLTVANQTYNMSDHQLVFQLVEEMNMLNKDNDDDLHIDLIDWLEAGSRTLPRDGGSNRVGEVDGQQGRPDNQGAVDQLGMSVEEIFDKVNKALPCEDFCVEMANNMFTAHRKWLEKGLFDLAGNQWSEFAFTAEYLNNNVNNTHFGYWGKGASSFWDKVYGSKSL, translated from the exons ATGCTTTTGTTTGTACAAAGCAGCACTACCTCAACAGACCCGTACACAGCGCACACATTTTCTTTCGGCCCGGCCATGAAGCGGTGGCTCGCAGCCCTCGCACCATCGGCTCTCCCAGCAGCCCAAGATatcacaaccccctccataCGAATTGAAACTCGAGTTCCCTTAAACTCAAGGCTCTGCAATGTATACGTCGAACACGTGCAACCTGTCAAAGGTGCTGTCGACTTTAGCTATGGCTCCTGCCAGCAGCTAACCCCACACGACTCCCACCACTTTATCGCGACCAGCACAGATGCCTCCCAGGACCGACTCGTTTGGACGCTACCCGAGGACATCTTTTCCGGCGGATGTATTTCGGCATggagcaccaccacaaatGTCTTGCTGGGCAGAAGCGAGGTGCAACACCTGGATCTCCACACGATGGCCCGAAGACGACATGCCCGCCTTGCCCGCCGCAGCAATGACCCCAACAGCATTTTGATGGACAATTCTACAGGTGTCAATGTTTGGGGACCATGGTttgatggtgtcgaggtGCTCAAGAATGCCGAATGCAGCGCTATCGATTCAGCTGCAGCCAAGCAGAAAAGCATTGCCATTGTCGGCGCTGGCATGTCTGGTCTGATGGCGTACCTTTGCTTGACCCAACAGGGACTTACCAGTGTCAGCCTTATTGAGGGTGGAGATCGTCTCGGTGGTCGGGTTCAAACGGTGTACCTGAGCGGTGGCCCTTTCGATTACAGTTACCAAGAGATGGGCCCCATGCGAGTTCCCATGACGCTTACTGTTGCCAACCAGACGTACAACATGTCGGACCACCAACTCGTTTTCCAGCTGGTAGAGGAGATGAATATGCTCAATAaagacaacgacgacgaccttCATATTGACCTTATTGACTGGCTCGAGGCTGGTAGCCGTACACTTCCTCGTGATGGTGGATCAAACCGtgtgggtgaggttgatgggcaACAAGGGAGACCTGACAACCAAGGCGCTGTGGACCAGCTGGGGATGTCTGTGGAGGAAATCTTTGACAAGGTCAACAAAGCTTTGCCGTGCGAGGACTTTTGTGTGGAGATGGCCAACAACATGTTTACTGCTCATCGCAAGTGGCTCG AAAAGGGACTGTTTGACCTTGCCGGAAACCAATGGAGCGAGTTTGCCTTCACGGCTGAGTacctcaacaacaatgtCAATAATACTCATTTCGGATACTGGGGTAAAGGGGCTTCGTCGTTCTGGGACAAGGTATACGGGTCAAAATCTCTGTAG
- a CDS encoding uncharacterized protein (EggNog:ENOG503NX1U; COG:H), with product MMEAISTLPYTSACKVALEFETRFWEHLDQPIYGSCYIAGPDYPGIGSVCYPSYNINGTGPGALLGSYISNPEWTEKWMAMNENEHVQYVLDAMVGIHGSVAQKQYTGRSSRVCQALDPLEGASWADPTVGQHQLYLPEYFKTHNNMIFIGEHTSYTHAWIASALESGIRGSVQLLLELGLVDEAKATVEKWMARWVEV from the exons ATGATGGAAGCTATCTCGACTCTTCCATACACATCCGCATGCAAGGTGGCGCTGGAGTTTGAAACTCGGTTCTGGGAACACCTCGACCAGCCGATCTACGGATCATGCTATATTGCTGGACCAGATTACCCCGGCATCGGGTCCGTCTGTTATCCATCCTACAATATCAACGGCACTGGCCCAGGCGCCCTCCTCGGGTCCTATATTTCGAATCCAGAATGGACTGAGAAGTGGATGGCGATGAATGAAAACGAGCATGTTCAGTATGTTCTGGATGCCATGGTTGGAATTCACGGCAGCGTTGCCCAAAAGCAATACACTGGCAGATCCAGTCGGGTTTGTCAAGCTTTGGACCCCCTTGAGGGTGCCAGCTGGGCGGATCCTACTGTTGGGCAGCATCAGCTTTACTTGCCTGAGTATTTCAAGACACACAACAAT ATGATCTTCATTGGGGAGCACACCAGCTATACACATGCTTGGATTGCATCGGCTCTTGAGTCGGGTATTCGTGGGAGTGTTCAGCTTCTACTGG AGTTGGGGCTTGTCGACGAGGCAAAGGCTACTGTGGAAAAATGGATGGCGAGGTGGGTTGAAGTG TAA
- the AMT1_2 gene encoding ammonium transporter Amt1 (EggNog:ENOG503NVB7; COG:P) → MSSYKVSDYAGPTEMAHEGVNPLLEDINAPYSAGDFAWIMTCTGLVLLMVPGVGFFYSGLARRKSALALIWLSLMSIAVVGFQWFFWGYSLTFTHNTDASPFIGDLSNFGLMKVLGQPSVGSSKIPDVLFCLYQGMFAAITPALAIGAAADRGRMLPAIVFIFIWATIVYDPIAYWTWNPNGWSLVMGGLDFAGGTPVHISSGAAALAYSLMLGKRTGYNKVNGLPYRPHNVTHVVLGTVFLWVGWFGFNGGSALAANTRAVMACLVTQISACVGGFTWCLLDYRLEKKWSTVGFCSGVIAGLVAITPAAGYVPPWSAVIFGVCGGIICNFATKLKFLIGIDEPLDVFAEHGVGGIVGNLLTGIFAADYIAALDGATAIDGGWVNQNYIQLGYQLADSVAGFAYSFVMTCLICFVLNLIPGLSLRVSPEVEEIGLDDAELGEFAYDYVELSRHVNDVLVGGSAAGSVKESNETPTEKA, encoded by the exons ATGTCGTCCTACAAAGTTTCCGATTACGCCGGCCCAACGGAGATGGCCCACGAGGgcgtcaaccccctcctgGAAGACATCAATGCCCCCTATTCGGCCGGTGATTTCGCCTGGATCATGACCTGCACTGGTCTTGTGCTGCTCATGGTCCCCGGTGTTGGTTTTTTCTACAGTGGTCTTGCCCGCCGCAAGTCTGCTCTGGCTTTGATTTGGCTGTCTTTGATGTCCATCGCCGTTGTGGGATTCCAATGGTTCTTCTGGGGTTACTCCCTGACCTTCACCCACAACACCGACGCCAGCCCCTTCATTGGCGATCTTTCCAACTTTGGTCTTATGAAGGTCCTCGGTCAGCCCAGTGTTGGCAGCTCCAAGATCCCCGATGTCCTGTTCTGCCTCTACCAGGGCATGTTCGCCGCTATCAC TCCGGCCCTCGCTATCGGTGCCGCTGCTGACCGTGGCCGCATGCTCCCGGccatcgtcttcatcttTATCTGGGCCACCATCGTCTACGACCCGATTGCCTACTGGACCTGGAACCCCAACGGCTGGTCCTTGGTCATGGGCGGTCTCGATTTCGCCGGTGGTACCCCCGTGCACATCAGCTCCGGCGCTGCCGCTCTCGCCTACTCTTTGATGCTCGGAAAGCGTACCGGCTACAACAAGGTCAACGGCCTCCCTTACCGCCCCCACAACGTCACCCACGTTGTTCTCGGCACAGTCTTCCTCTGGGTTGGCTGGTTCGGCTTCAACGGTGGTTCCGCCCTCGCTGCCAACACCCGCGCTGTCATGGCCTGCCTCGTCACTCAGATCTCTGCCTGCGTCGGTGGCTTCACCTGGTGCTTGCTTGATTACCGCCTCGAGAAGAAGTGGTCAACCGTTGGTTTCTGCTCTGGTGTCATTGCCGGTCTCGTCGCCATCACCCCCGCTGCTGGTTATGTCCCCCCCTGGTCGGCTGTCATCTTCGGTGTCTGCGGCGGTATCATCTGCAACTTTGCCACCAAGCTTAAGTTCCTGATCGGTATTGACGAGCCCCTCGATGTGTTCGCTGAGCACGGTGTTGGTGGTATTGTTGGCAACCTCCTCACTGGTATCTTTGCCGC TGACTACATCGCCGCACTTGACGGCGCCACCGCCATTGACGGTGGCTGGGTCAACCAGAACTACATCCAGCTCGGCTACCAACTCGCCGATTCTGTCGCTGGTTTTGCCTACTCCTTTGTCATGACCTGCCTCATCTGCTTCGTCCTGAACCTCATCCCTGGCCTGTCTCTCCGTGTCAGCcccgaggttgaggagatCGGTCTTGACGATGCTGAGCTCGGCGAGTTCGCGTATGATTATGTTGAGCTCAGCAGACACGTCAACGACGTTCTTGTTGGTGGCAGTGCCGCGGGCAGTGTCAAGGAATCGAACGAGACCCCTACCGAAAAGGCTTAA